From Triticum aestivum cultivar Chinese Spring chromosome 7B, IWGSC CS RefSeq v2.1, whole genome shotgun sequence:
TGTCTTGTGAAAGAGGAGCACTCCGGCAACAAAGCGCCTGACGACGAGAAGCTCGCGCTCTGCATCGCCATCAAGCGGTTGCGGTTGGACGCCGGCGGAAGCTTTAGCTCAGTGGTTTCCGCCGCCAACTCCTCCAGGTTGCGCCACCGCAATACTGCTCGCGCTCATCTTTCTCGCTCTACCCCGCTCCAGATCCGAGCAGGGCGGCCCCCTCCATTTCCCCTTAGGCTCCAACGCCGCCTGGGTAGCACTGGGTACTTGCCCGCGGCTTCGGTGCGCATGCGCAGGCCGGAGTCAAAGGCGAAGGCCGCTCGGTGCAAGCGACAGTCGGCGGCAGCCACGGCGAAGCCCGACTGTCCTGGCAGCGTGCACGTGGATCCAGAGGAGGCACTTCTCCGCGAGGTGATGCGGTGCTCGCTCACCATGACAGAGACCGACGCGAGGTGCCTTCGATGGAAGAACGTGAAggcgctcctcctcgggctcgagACTTCGGAGCGCCTAGCGAGGGAGAAGGAGAGCGCCAGGGCGAAGGCGGCATGCCACACACGAGAACAGGGCCGCGCCATTCGCCGTCTGTCAATCGGGCTACATCTCCTCCGCGTCAGAGAGTGGCAGCACCAACTCGGACGGCGACGACGACAATCCTCCCACCACAGACATGCATGCGCACGAAGCAGGTGGACCGCCGCGCCGTGGACCGCAAGTGCAATGGCCCAACCAAGAAGTGGTGATCCCGCCCTCCGCAATGTCTTTTTTATTTGTATATCTAGTTTAATCTGGGTGAACTTTTTTTATTTTGGGTCCAATTAGTCTGTCGGATGAACTATCAATGTTTAAATCTATCCATATTTCTCTATCCGATGAACGTGTTTGTGATGTTGATCTACGTGTTACGTTGCTGCGCTGCTTGTATGAATTTGGGTGCGGGCATATGGGTACTACGATTGCCGAGATAGATACATGGGACTGCCGAGTCAGTGCAAGCGGGCTTGCCCGGATGCCTAGATGCCCGAACATGTCACctgtggctgtagatgctcttatactCCACATGGCGCAACCACACACATCGAATGTTATAGATGTAAATGTCAAATAAGTGGCCTCCGTAAGTTCCATTAAGTTAGTTTTAGGTAGCTGCTTCTTCCCGCAAAAAGAAAAAGGGTTTGGTAGCTTCATAGTTCATTTTCCTTAAGAAAAACATAATTTTGAACTCTTAGATTACTACTAAGTGGGTTTAAACGGGACCGGTTGACATCCCTACAGAGTGTCGAAACGATCTCCCATCACATTTCTTTCTGGTGTCACGGAGGAACAAACACGCCGTCTCCTGTCGCTCTTGCATGAGGTATTCGTACTACGTACATTACATAACACGTGACCATACAAGGCTATCAGCCTATCATCAACTTATCAAGTAtcaacacacgcacgcacgcacgcccaTCGAACGGGCAGCCGGCGCGTTATTCCGGCCGCGCACGTACAGTAcagaggctcgtcgccggcgtcacgGTGGCGAGAGGCCGTGCCTGAGCGCCGCCTTCCAGACGACGTCGATCCGGTCGACGTCGATGGCGCCCACCTCGTGGTGCTCCCACCCCTCCAGGCAGTGCACCACGCCGCCGGCGTGGCACGCGTGCACCACGCCCCGCTCCATCGTGTACTCGCAGGACCCGAGGCCCTGCACGTCCTTGGGCAGCCGCATGGCGGCCAGCTTGCCGTAGGTGCAGTCCCGGCGGAACTCGATGACCGGCGGCACCACGAACTGGTGGAAGTGCGTCCCCGCCGGCGCCCACCGCTGCTCCCGCGGCGACAGCCACTTCCCCACCAGCCACGTCTGAAATCCAGACAGAGCCATTTCCGTGTCAGAGGTTCCTGAACTGTCTGCCTGTCGTCCAAACACATGGATCTGAGCTCTGAAGCTTACCTTGACGGTCTTGGCGGCGTGGTACTTGGTGACCTGCACCAGGTACTGCTGGAACTCCGCCGGCGCCTCCCTCTGGATCTTCAGGAACCGCTCCGACGACAGCGTCAGCATCTGCAACAACGCCACAATTTATATCATGAATCCACTGCAATCTGGTTGTACTGACCACTATTGATCAATCTGATCACTGTTGAAACGTACCAGGACTCTGATCTTCTTCCTGCAGAGGTAGAGCGCGATGGCCCGGCCGAGCTTGGACGTGGCGCCGGTGAGGAACACCTCCTTGACACTACCCGGGATCTCGTGGAGTATCACGGCGGCGGTGAGCGTGTTGCCGTGCACCACCCGGACCCTGAGGTCGGGGTGCCGGTCGACGAAGAGCGTGCCGCCGCCGTTGAGCGCCTCGTTCTTGTTGAGCGCGGCGAGGCTGAGCACCTTGACGCCCATCCTGTCGGCCCTGAGGATGGCGAGCTCGATCTGGCGGTTGATGCCGTCCTTCATGGGCGGGATGAAGTACTGGAAGCTGTAGCGCGGGATGGTCCAGGTCTGGTGGAGCGCGCCGCGGAGGCAGTAGAAGCTGACGGTGAAGGTCTTGGAGCAGAGCACCTGGAGCACCATGATGCAGAAGGCGACGGGCCAGAGCGGGAGCAGCACGAGGCGCGTCGTCCATGGCTGCGAGCTGCACGCCCGGAACGCGAACGGCACGTGCATGGAGGACACCACGTCCACCACGTGCGCCAGGAACACGAAGTCCGGCACCCGGTCGTTCTTCCCTGCAATCAAATTTCACGGCTGAGTTTTTACTGAAACTTGTACGGTTTtgtgccatggtggtcgacatgtcTGTCTGTACCTTGGCCGACCTCCTTCTGGAGCTCCCATGACCTGGGGTGCACGGTGCCGCCGAGGAGGTCGAAGAGCGGCATGAAGAGGCAGAAGTtggagtccttctcctggtggTGCAGGCTCAGGTACCTGCATGACACAGATGATTAATCACTGGTCTCATGGCCCTGCTCCCTCGCCAGTGACTGCTACTGCTAGCCGCAAGCACTTCTGGACATTTACAAGAACTATCTCACGACTATCATTGTGATGCCGATGTCAGTTACTATTATTTTTTGCCTGTATCTTACTAAGCATGGTTGATCGGCACCGATTCCAGAAAATGACCCACGTCAAGTTGATTATTACGGATGGGCAATTACTGCACAATTCTGTGAGAACAACAGATCAGAGGCACCCATGGAGATAGATAGAATATGGCTCACTCACGTCGGGGTGTAGATGAGGTATCGGAGCAGGGGGAAGGCCCGGAAGGCCCTGTGGGAGATGACCTCCACGTTGCTGTACCCCATGCACCGGAGGTAGTCGAAGGCGAAGATGTGGCCGTACAACAGGCCCACTGACCCGGCGCCGGCCAGGAACGCCCCGGCGAGCGGCGCCGCCATGGCCAGCGTCAGGACCAGGCTCTCCAGCGGCGTGCCGTACGCAGCTGCAGTTAGTAGGAGAACACCGCCATTATTTGCAAGAGAATTGAGAGTCAGGGTGCTGTTGCCGTGCTACTTCATTGGTGTGTACGTACAGGTGAGGGGCTGGGTGACCGGGGACGAGTGGTGCTTGGAGTGGTACTGGCTGAAGAGCGGGCCCCGGTGGAGCGCCCTGTGGGCCCACCGGAACCCGGGCTCCGAGACGGCGACGTGGACCAGCAGCGCCACCGCCCACCCCCGCGGGTCCCAGGCAGGGAGCTCGCTCATCGCCGGGAACAGCGGGCTGCTGATCGCCATGGCCCCCAGCAGCGTCTGCATGATCACCATGTTATCCCTGCACAACCATGACAGTAAAAACGTCAGCTGAAATTACTCCCGCAGTGTTTCAGTGTCTCGTCTCGTGCTGCCCAGCTCCAAAATAATTGGAGAAAGCGATGTCTCTCGCCCCGGCCATCACGCGCTATGAATGCGTCTGGGCAGTTGCTTGCCTCGCCGCGGCTAATGCCGAGAGGGGTGCGTGCTGCTGCTCCCGCTTCGGCCGTCGACCAACAGACACCCAAATCCGGACTCAATTACTGCGGCATTTACTGCCAAGTGCCTGCCGTGCTAGCTCGTGGTCACCACCGGACCGGCCAGAGCTGACCGGAGCTCATCAAGCCCGAAAGGAACGGCACAGGCGAGATCCCTCTTCTCTTCCCCATGGTTACGGTACGGAGATTAAATCACATAGAGGAGACGAAACCAACTTGGCCAAATCAAACCAATCCGAAGCGGATGTTAATGGTGTCTGCACCTCGCAGCTACTCACTCCGTACAGTGCGTGGCGTGAACGCGAACAGTGAAGTCAAAGTGCGTGGGTAGGTAGGTAGGTGCGTAGGCCGGCCATTGGTTGGCTGGAGCGAGCGTGCATGGGCGAGCAGCAGTGGTGGTAGTAAGTAGACGCACCAGTCCCACTCGGCGTCGATCTGCTTGAAGTCCACGCCGTCCGggacgacgcggcggcggcgggtgaagaAGAGCATGTTGGCGTAGGAGAACCAGAGCTGGTGCGTCAGCGACCGGAGCGCCAGcaggagcagcaggtggaggcaccACGAGTCCGTCGGCGCGCCGCCCTGCTCCCGCCACGCCTGCGCCACCTTCGCCACCAGCGGGCCGTACAGCAGGTACTGCAACATCAAGGTCGACAGAGAGGATCAGAAAAGCAAATCGTCAAGCAATGGCGAAGAAGCGAAGAAAGGTTCAGTGTGCTTGCCTTGTATGCGCCTAGGCCTGCCCACGGCCAGGAGGACAGAGGAGCGCCCATGGCCGCCGCGgccggccggagacgaggaagaaggggagAGACTTTTCTCAGTGGTGGTGGGATCGATGTCTCTCGCGTCCTCTGCCCTCTCTCCTCCTACGCAACCGTGTTCTGCTCTGGGTCTGGATACCGGCCGGCGCCTCACTACTTATAAAAGACGCGAGATGGGAGGGAGCAGCTGGGCCAGAGGAGGAGGAAATGGAGAAGAATTCAACGACAGCCATCCCGTTTCGTGTTGGTAATACTCCTCGACGCGTTGGTGGTTACCGGTTAGCCAGCCAGCCATGCTGGGGTGGGGGTGGTGCTTTCGCGCCTTAATGAAAACGGCAGTGCCCACAGTAAAGTGACCGTGGCCGTGCCGTGCCCATGAGCATGTCCGTCCAGGAGCGCCTTCCCCCGGCCGGTGGCCGGTAGCCAGTCCAGGCCGGCCGGTGGGTCCCAGGGAGAAATAGACCTACGTTGCGTACGTACGCGCCGGGTCCTGTGAGCGCCCATGCTTTCGGGTGAGTGGCTCGCACAAAAGTCACCATGTACAGTAAAGTGCAATGTGGTTACGTGAACCGGGTCTGGGTCCGGTGTATGGTTGCTCCAAAGTCTCGCAAGTTGCTGGACGCCTCGAGCTGCTGCGCCGTATGCGCTTGACGAACGTATCCGGTGGCAAAAAAGATGCCTCACTGTCACGGGTAGCTTAATCAAGCAATTGGCACGCACGTACGCCGGGCGTGTGCGCGCACTTCCGTGTCTGATGGGAAAAATATCTCACGGGCAACTTGATCAATTGGCACGTAGTACAAACTACGAGAGGGAGGGGATATGTCACACGGCCTCTCTGCAGTGCCAATTGATACGGACGAGGCCTCTGCAGTGCCAGTGCTGTTGCAACGGACGAATCGGTTTTTCCGTGCGTGCATGTGCGTATGCATGCGTCGTCCGTCCTTCCGTCGTGGACTCGTGGTCCATCTGTTGCCCACGGGCGAGCCGATGAGTGATCACCACCATGCCCTGCCTGGAGAGTTGCATCAGCTTTCAGCGAGAATTTCTTCCCAAGTGCATGCATGATGTGCTCAGGCGGTACATTTTTTTTTGAAGGAACAATCCCGCGTCAATTTTGTGGTCCAATTACCGACATCGTCTTAACTTGACACAGTTATTCAGACTGCATTTTCGACCTTTATTTTTCGAGCGATGCTATTTTTACTTGCTGTTTTTACCAAAATCGTACTGACGTATACTACTGGAGTAGTTTAAATGGCTGGCGGTTATTCCCTTATCTTCTCTCGACGGTTACGGTCTCTCTGACCTATGTAAGTTTTAGGTAGAAGTTGTGTATATGAATAACATTCTTTTCTCTATTTCTCAGTTAATGGGACGGAGGGAATAAGAAACCTTGAGATGAAGCAAGAAACTTTGAAAATAGTACAATGTCAAGAGAAAAATGACACGTGCAAACGGACACCAAGTGACGTGAGTTATGCGTGCAGGGTCGCCGTGCCGGCAGCCGCACATTATTGCCCGTGCCATTGACCGGATCGCCGGCCGTCCGCTCCGGCCATTAACGTCTCGTACCTCGCCAGAGGCGGCAAATGGCCGGCGAGCGGACCGGAAGGACCGGCGCCGGTGGCGGGCGTCTGGCTGTTTCACACTTTGCTCCGTCGGTTTAAGAGCAACTCCACGTGCCTACGTACGGCCAACGTACAATCCCGATAGGTTAGGTATATGGATACGGTATTAGGGTCAACAGTCTTCAACTGTTCAACATTGGCTCGGCCAGTACCACGCGTACGTATGATTCCTCCGTGACTAAACGATCGTGTAGCTGGAGTAAAAAGGATGGAAAAGATCGTGCCTAGCCTAGTacagctaagagcatctccaatagtttGTATGTTAGCTTGTTGGTAAAATATGATATGTCAGGGCATCTTCAACAGGTTGTATGTTAGCCTTGTTGGTAAAAtatccatgtcatcaaccaacaagctatcatacaactactcCAATGGGTTGTATGTAAGCTATCCAATAGATAGTGAGAAATAAATGCGATTGCTCTCTATTTcaccttggagcttgtgcaaaggttgttggttaatctacatacaactttgctctctctccacatttattatatgccacatcatcactatgtCCTAGGTGGCAAATTAACCAACACCTATCTTacgactgttggagatgccctcatCAACCAACACCTTAACATACAACAATTCCAATGGGTTGTATCTAGTTTACCCAATAGGATGTGAGACAATAAATAAGgtgctctctcattctacattggagCTTGTGCAAGGGGTGTTGTTTCATGGACATACAACCTTCTTCTCTTCCCTCATTTATTGcatgacacatcatcaaaaatcATATATGGCAAAGTCtaccaacaactatcttacaaccattgaagatgccctaagtaCCGGTAAGTCGGTCAGAATTCATTGCTGAAGCTGCGTAAAAAGGACCGAGAAGATCGGACGAGAAGGACAGTGCAGAGTACACTAGGTATCTAGGAGTATATATGTTTCTCTCCTGCATCTCCGGGTGAAAGTGAATCCGTGACGCGATTTATACATTCACCACGGCCGGAGAGGTGGTGATGATCGGAACACATGTGTTGTTGGCAGGGTACGTAGGACAGTCCAAGGGCAGTGTCCTGTGGAGCAGTACTGTATAGATGGTGCCACTGTAGTCTGCTCCTGCAGCGCTGCTGCGTCCTGCGTGCACGCAGGCAGCTCATGCATGGATTCATCGCAGCCGGATACTGTTCCTGCATGCTCTCATGCATGGCATCGCAGGGCACTGCCGTGCCGGGGCgtcgttgcatgcatgcatatgcataTACCCATTGCCGATAGCGGGGCAGCCGGCCAATGAATGCCAAGGAAAACCTGCCCGCAGTCTCGACCACGGAACTGCTCCTGCTCGTCCCATCCAGATATGGCTGAAGCACATCCACGTAAAATATCAGTATTTGCATATTAATTGATTGCCCGCACATTCTTTATCTACATCGTAGCAACGTCTTGTTCGATTGACTGCATTGTCTGTCTTCATACGAGTACACGTTGTTTGGTTTCATACGAGTATAGCGTTGTGGCAACCTTTTATCCTACTTGTTGAGCTTACCTATCATTACTACGCCATACACATGATCAACCGAGCACATCAACACCATAACACTTTAATGTCAATGAACTGAACGAAGATGATAAATTTCTTCAGCCCAAACTGACGATCCATTTTACCGACTTCAATACTGTTGTATGCAGCGGCAATTCTGTCAGGGAGGCTTAAACAGGCTCAAGCCTAACCTCAA
This genomic window contains:
- the LOC123159599 gene encoding very-long-chain aldehyde decarbonylase GL1-3 is translated as MGAPLSSWPWAGLGAYKYLLYGPLVAKVAQAWREQGGAPTDSWCLHLLLLLALRSLTHQLWFSYANMLFFTRRRRVVPDGVDFKQIDAEWDWDNMVIMQTLLGAMAISSPLFPAMSELPAWDPRGWAVALLVHVAVSEPGFRWAHRALHRGPLFSQYHSKHHSSPVTQPLTSAYGTPLESLVLTLAMAAPLAGAFLAGAGSVGLLYGHIFAFDYLRCMGYSNVEVISHRAFRAFPLLRYLIYTPTYLSLHHQEKDSNFCLFMPLFDLLGGTVHPRSWELQKEVGQGKNDRVPDFVFLAHVVDVVSSMHVPFAFRACSSQPWTTRLVLLPLWPVAFCIMVLQVLCSKTFTVSFYCLRGALHQTWTIPRYSFQYFIPPMKDGINRQIELAILRADRMGVKVLSLAALNKNEALNGGGTLFVDRHPDLRVRVVHGNTLTAAVILHEIPGSVKEVFLTGATSKLGRAIALYLCRKKIRVLMLTLSSERFLKIQREAPAEFQQYLVQVTKYHAAKTVKTWLVGKWLSPREQRWAPAGTHFHQFVVPPVIEFRRDCTYGKLAAMRLPKDVQGLGSCEYTMERGVVHACHAGGVVHCLEGWEHHEVGAIDVDRIDVVWKAALRHGLSPP